Proteins from one Aulosira sp. FACHB-615 genomic window:
- the hpsU gene encoding hormogonium polysaccharide biosynthesis acetyltransferase HpsU, with product MTNNQSFVDLRKYDQSWFDRGRPGWYVLLWWFVQAIAFPLTPHPFNGLRCFLLRLFGARIGQGVLIRPTARFTYPWKVTIGDYSWIGDDVVLYSLDKINIGEHCVISQKTYLCTGSHDIQDPAFGLKTAPITINNGVWITADCFVGPGVEIGANAVIGARSTVFANMPPGQVCWGSPCKPQYARLKNSANSSERLD from the coding sequence ATGACAAATAACCAATCCTTTGTAGATTTACGCAAGTATGACCAATCCTGGTTTGACCGTGGTCGTCCAGGCTGGTATGTTTTGTTGTGGTGGTTTGTACAGGCGATCGCCTTTCCCTTAACTCCTCATCCTTTTAATGGTTTGCGTTGCTTTTTGCTGCGACTATTCGGGGCGCGTATTGGTCAAGGTGTATTAATTCGACCCACAGCCCGCTTCACGTATCCGTGGAAAGTTACCATTGGTGACTACAGTTGGATTGGTGATGATGTAGTTTTATACAGCTTGGATAAAATTAATATCGGTGAACACTGTGTGATTTCCCAAAAAACCTACTTATGTACGGGTAGCCACGACATCCAAGATCCGGCTTTTGGGTTAAAAACAGCACCAATTACTATTAATAACGGGGTATGGATTACAGCCGATTGTTTTGTTGGCCCTGGAGTCGAAATTGGTGCAAATGCTGTGATTGGCGCTCGTAGTACTGTATTTGCTAATATGCCCCCTGGACAAGTTTGTTGGGGTAGCCCTTGTAAACCACAGTATGCGCGGTTGAAAAATTCAGCCAATTCATCAGAACGTTTGGATTAA
- a CDS encoding glycosyltransferase family 2 protein has translation MSSKIPVSVLIPAKNEEANLPACLTSLQRADEIFIVDSQSTDKSLEIANSYGANVVQFHFNGRWPKKKNWSLDNLPFRNEWVLIVDCDERITPELWDEIAQAIQNEEYSGYYLNRRVFFLGQWIRHGGKYPDWNLRLFKHKAGRYENLNTEDIPNTGDNEVHEHVILQGQVGYLNNDMLHEDFRDLFHWLERHNRYSNWEARVYYNLLTGLGDTGTIGANLFGDAVQRKRFLKKVWVHLPFKPILRFILFYIIQRGFLDGRAGYIYGRLLSQYEYQIGVKLYELRSCGGKLNTANTAKSAPPSLPQKIEQTAV, from the coding sequence ATGTCCTCTAAAATTCCCGTCTCAGTCTTAATTCCTGCCAAAAACGAAGAAGCCAATTTACCGGCTTGTTTGACCAGTCTCCAAAGAGCAGATGAAATCTTTATTGTTGATTCTCAAAGCACTGATAAAAGCTTAGAAATTGCTAATAGTTACGGTGCGAATGTTGTACAGTTTCACTTCAATGGACGCTGGCCGAAAAAGAAAAATTGGTCTTTAGATAACTTACCTTTCCGTAACGAATGGGTACTAATTGTTGATTGCGATGAACGCATTACTCCCGAATTATGGGATGAAATTGCTCAAGCAATTCAAAATGAAGAATATAGCGGTTATTATCTCAATCGCCGCGTATTTTTCTTAGGTCAATGGATTCGTCATGGTGGGAAATATCCTGATTGGAATTTGCGTTTGTTTAAACACAAAGCTGGTCGTTACGAAAACCTCAATACCGAAGATATCCCTAATACTGGTGATAACGAAGTTCACGAACATGTGATTTTACAAGGGCAAGTGGGATATCTCAACAATGATATGCTCCATGAAGACTTTCGTGATTTGTTCCACTGGCTAGAAAGACACAACCGCTATTCTAATTGGGAAGCGAGAGTTTATTACAATCTGCTTACTGGTCTAGGTGACACAGGTACAATTGGCGCTAACTTATTTGGTGATGCCGTTCAACGTAAACGTTTTCTCAAGAAAGTCTGGGTACATTTGCCTTTTAAACCAATTTTACGGTTTATTTTGTTCTATATTATTCAGCGTGGTTTTTTAGATGGCAGAGCCGGATATATTTATGGCCGCCTACTCAGTCAATATGAATATCAAATTGGCGTGAAACTGTATGAATTACGCAGTTGTGGCGGTAAATTAAATACAGCCAATACTGCTAAATCTGCACCACCATCTCTCCCCCAAAAAATTGAGCAAACGGCAGTTTAG
- a CDS encoding GAF domain-containing protein produces the protein MLNQTTSFTASELKSAIVPHPLIVTPATLVTEVINQMSGIRNICDATPRLGEQLDKVYLEARSSCVLVVEDGSLIGIFTERDVVRLSAEQHSLANLAIREVMISPVVTLHESDFTDLFSAVNLLQQYHIRHIPILNEQEQVVGLVTHESLSYACRPVDLLRLRLVSEVMITEVICASADSSMLAIAQLLAKHRISSVMIVDTGGNEIQPLQFPLGIITERDIVQFQALGLNLKHCLAQIVMSSPVFTVKPHDSLLIVQQIMEQRLIRRLAVIGKQGELFGIVTQSNLLQALNPLELYKLTGILEKRVVQLEAEHLATLESHTVEREQQVDLQTSTLQAKISQENLIAEIAVQIRSSLSLQTILNTTVEKVRHLLGCDRVNIWQFHLDGQMTVVAESTNSTLSLVGEQIHDPCFSLHNTDSYRQGKIRVVSDIYTTPLSDCHRQMLIRLQTRAKILVPLLCGDQLWGLLNATESQHPREWQPEEIELLQMLSVHLAIALQQATTHQKLQDELRDRQRIELTLQKLVEGTAAVTGEEFFPALVSHIAEALNVSYVLVTEKLDNQLHTLGFWANGALQPPISYPMALTPCEYALNNGEFYCQNQVQAFFPDDLDLVNMQADSYLGIALKDNEGNSIGTLCILDLQPIQDNQYTEAIPILQVFAARAAAELQRKAANQALQRLNQDLEQKIAQRTQELQAREAQLRDFFDNATDLIQSIAPDGRILFVNRAWKEALGYDDSDLEQLSIFQVIHPDELVHCQTAMHSLFAGTLCLGIETRFLTKAGREIIVEGNVNCQWQNGLPIATQGIFRDITARKQTEKTIYLQIQREKLLREISQRIRESLDLQTIFNTACQEIRQVIQADRVGIFKFYPDSNFDDGEFVAESVGERFNSVVAIPIHDHCFGKNYSSLYAKGRFFAVDDIYKRGMSSCHSDILAEFQVRSNLVMPLLCGDELWGLLCIHQCGKTRSWRQSEIEFTQELSYQLAIAIQQANLYEKIQAELLVRQRAEAKIALQLRRQETLEIIVQKIRESLDIHEILATVTQQVKEVLHCDRVIVFRLFANGKSQIVEEAISEGLPRLKDQHWENETWSQEILDYYWQGKPRIVCDVMQDIWTKCLVEYSQTGQIQSKIVAPILQEVRDSEDHRWVTPWANNKLWGVLVVHACQEKRVWKDSEAQVLQQIANQLAIAIQQASLFQQLQLELAERQQAEAKLTESNQKLAISNEELARATRLKDEFLANMSHELRTPLNAILGMTEGLQEEVFGIINEQQLKALQTIERSGSHLLELINDILDLSKIEAGQIKLDYLWTSVNHLCQSSLAFIKQQALRKQIQVELKLPMNLPEILVDERRIRQVLLNLLNNAVKFTPDGGRITLAVTQISSPISTSDATMQHFLHFAIQDTGIGISPENIQKLFQPFVQIDSALNRQYTGTGLGLALVKQIVELHGGRVGLTSELGVGSCFTVDLPCHPSADLAPEIITNYQVINTPEACCCNTNESPSLTPLILLVEDNEANISTVSSYLEAKGYRIVLANNGQEAIDLTTAHRPDLILMDIQMPGIDGLEAIRQIRQNPEFVNTPIIALTALAMSGDRDRCLAAGANDYLCKPVKLKQLATLIKKFFTDEEVI, from the coding sequence ATGCTTAACCAAACAACATCTTTCACGGCATCAGAACTGAAATCTGCGATCGTTCCCCATCCGCTCATCGTGACACCAGCGACACTGGTAACGGAAGTGATTAACCAAATGAGTGGTATTCGCAATATTTGTGATGCTACTCCGCGTTTGGGTGAGCAACTAGATAAAGTTTATCTAGAAGCACGCTCCAGTTGCGTATTAGTAGTAGAAGATGGCAGCTTAATCGGGATCTTCACAGAAAGGGATGTTGTGCGGTTGAGTGCAGAACAGCATTCTTTGGCAAATTTGGCAATTCGGGAAGTGATGATTTCTCCAGTCGTCACCCTACACGAATCTGATTTTACAGATTTATTTTCGGCGGTGAATTTGCTCCAGCAGTACCATATCCGCCATATACCCATTTTGAATGAGCAGGAGCAGGTGGTAGGGCTAGTAACCCATGAAAGTCTCAGCTATGCCTGTCGTCCGGTGGATTTGTTGCGGTTGCGGTTGGTATCGGAGGTGATGATTACTGAGGTAATTTGTGCCTCTGCTGATAGTTCGATGTTAGCGATCGCTCAACTGTTGGCTAAACATCGCATTAGTTCGGTAATGATTGTAGACACTGGTGGTAACGAAATTCAACCACTGCAATTTCCTCTGGGAATTATTACCGAGCGTGACATTGTGCAGTTTCAAGCCTTGGGCTTGAACTTGAAACATTGCCTAGCTCAGATAGTCATGAGTTCACCAGTATTTACAGTCAAACCCCATGACTCTTTGTTAATTGTGCAGCAAATCATGGAACAACGCTTAATTAGAAGGTTGGCAGTCATTGGCAAACAAGGTGAACTCTTTGGAATTGTTACCCAAAGCAATCTGCTACAAGCACTCAACCCCTTAGAACTATACAAGTTAACAGGAATACTAGAAAAAAGGGTGGTGCAATTAGAAGCCGAACATCTGGCTACCTTAGAAAGTCACACTGTGGAACGAGAACAACAAGTTGACTTACAGACAAGCACCCTCCAAGCCAAAATCAGCCAGGAAAATTTAATTGCAGAAATCGCCGTCCAAATTCGCTCTTCTCTGAGTTTGCAAACTATTTTAAACACCACAGTCGAAAAGGTGCGGCATTTATTAGGCTGCGATCGCGTTAATATTTGGCAATTTCATCTAGATGGGCAAATGACGGTGGTGGCCGAATCTACCAACTCAACACTATCACTGGTGGGTGAACAAATTCATGACCCCTGCTTTTCGCTACATAACACAGATAGTTATCGCCAGGGAAAAATTCGTGTTGTCTCAGATATCTACACAACACCATTATCTGATTGTCACCGCCAGATGCTGATACGCCTGCAAACAAGAGCCAAAATTTTAGTGCCACTGTTGTGCGGTGATCAATTATGGGGTTTACTAAATGCAACTGAAAGTCAACACCCCCGTGAGTGGCAACCAGAAGAAATTGAACTGCTACAAATGTTATCAGTGCATTTAGCGATCGCACTTCAGCAAGCTACAACTCACCAAAAACTCCAAGATGAACTGCGCGATCGACAACGCATTGAATTGACTTTACAAAAATTGGTTGAAGGTACAGCCGCCGTCACTGGTGAGGAATTTTTTCCCGCCTTAGTCAGCCACATTGCCGAAGCTTTAAATGTCTCCTATGTGCTTGTTACGGAAAAACTCGACAATCAACTACATACCTTGGGCTTTTGGGCAAATGGAGCCTTGCAACCACCAATTTCCTACCCTATGGCTCTAACTCCTTGCGAATATGCTTTGAATAACGGGGAATTTTACTGCCAAAACCAAGTCCAAGCTTTTTTCCCTGACGATTTAGACTTAGTAAATATGCAAGCAGACAGTTATCTGGGAATTGCCCTCAAAGATAATGAAGGTAATAGCATTGGCACTCTGTGTATTTTAGATTTACAACCCATACAGGACAATCAATATACTGAAGCCATCCCAATTCTCCAAGTATTTGCAGCCAGAGCCGCCGCAGAATTACAGCGCAAAGCCGCCAATCAAGCACTACAACGTTTGAACCAAGACTTAGAGCAGAAAATTGCACAGCGCACCCAAGAACTCCAGGCGCGAGAAGCACAATTACGAGATTTCTTTGACAACGCCACCGATTTAATTCAAAGCATTGCCCCGGATGGGCGAATTTTATTTGTAAATCGGGCATGGAAGGAAGCTTTGGGATATGACGATAGCGACTTGGAGCAGTTATCAATTTTCCAAGTCATTCATCCCGATGAATTGGTACATTGCCAAACAGCAATGCACAGCTTGTTTGCAGGCACTTTGTGTTTAGGTATCGAAACCAGATTTCTCACCAAAGCCGGCAGAGAAATTATTGTTGAGGGGAATGTGAATTGTCAATGGCAAAATGGACTGCCGATCGCCACACAAGGTATTTTTCGAGATATTACCGCTCGTAAACAAACCGAGAAAACAATTTATCTCCAAATACAACGGGAAAAACTACTGCGAGAAATTTCCCAAAGGATTCGTGAATCATTAGACTTACAAACGATTTTTAACACTGCTTGTCAGGAAATTCGCCAAGTAATTCAAGCTGATCGGGTGGGTATTTTCAAGTTTTATCCTGACTCCAACTTTGATGACGGCGAATTTGTGGCGGAATCAGTAGGTGAGCGTTTTAATTCAGTTGTCGCCATTCCCATACATGATCACTGCTTTGGCAAAAATTATTCCTCCCTTTATGCCAAAGGCCGATTTTTTGCGGTTGATGATATATACAAAAGAGGAATGAGTTCTTGTCACAGCGATATTTTGGCTGAGTTTCAAGTGCGGAGTAATTTGGTGATGCCGTTACTTTGTGGTGATGAATTGTGGGGTTTGTTGTGTATTCATCAATGTGGCAAAACTCGCTCTTGGCGACAGTCGGAGATTGAGTTTACCCAAGAATTATCCTACCAGTTAGCGATCGCCATTCAACAAGCCAATCTCTACGAAAAAATTCAGGCAGAATTGTTAGTCCGCCAACGAGCCGAAGCGAAAATTGCCTTGCAACTGCGACGACAAGAAACCCTAGAAATTATCGTCCAAAAAATTCGTGAGTCATTAGATATTCACGAAATCCTCGCAACGGTAACTCAACAAGTAAAAGAGGTATTACATTGCGATCGTGTGATCGTCTTCCGGCTGTTTGCTAACGGTAAGAGCCAAATTGTCGAAGAAGCTATATCTGAGGGATTGCCTAGACTCAAAGACCAACACTGGGAAAATGAAACTTGGTCTCAAGAAATCCTTGATTATTATTGGCAAGGCAAACCGCGCATTGTCTGTGATGTTATGCAAGATATCTGGACAAAGTGCCTAGTAGAATATTCCCAGACAGGTCAAATTCAGTCCAAAATCGTCGCACCAATTCTTCAAGAAGTGCGAGACAGCGAAGATCATCGCTGGGTGACTCCTTGGGCAAATAACAAACTCTGGGGCGTTTTAGTTGTTCATGCTTGCCAAGAAAAACGTGTCTGGAAAGATTCAGAAGCACAAGTTCTCCAACAAATTGCCAATCAGTTAGCGATCGCCATTCAGCAAGCAAGTTTATTTCAACAATTACAACTAGAACTCGCCGAACGCCAGCAAGCAGAGGCAAAACTCACCGAAAGCAATCAAAAACTAGCAATTTCTAACGAAGAACTAGCTCGCGCTACCCGTCTCAAAGATGAATTTTTAGCCAACATGAGTCATGAACTCCGCACTCCCCTCAATGCCATTTTGGGAATGACGGAAGGGCTACAAGAGGAAGTGTTTGGCATTATCAATGAGCAACAACTCAAAGCATTACAAACCATTGAGCGCAGTGGTTCCCATTTACTAGAGTTAATTAACGATATTTTAGACTTGTCCAAAATTGAAGCCGGGCAGATCAAACTTGACTACCTCTGGACTTCCGTGAATCATCTGTGCCAATCCAGTCTGGCATTTATCAAACAGCAGGCATTACGCAAGCAAATTCAAGTTGAACTAAAATTGCCAATGAATCTCCCAGAAATACTGGTAGATGAACGGCGGATTCGTCAAGTGTTGTTGAATCTGTTGAACAACGCCGTCAAATTTACTCCCGATGGCGGACGCATCACCTTGGCAGTAACGCAAATTTCCTCCCCGATATCAACTAGCGATGCAACGATGCAACACTTCTTGCACTTCGCCATCCAAGATACCGGCATTGGGATTTCACCAGAAAATATCCAGAAACTCTTTCAGCCTTTTGTGCAGATTGACAGCGCCTTAAATCGGCAATATACAGGTACAGGTTTAGGGCTGGCATTAGTCAAACAAATTGTCGAACTTCACGGTGGCCGGGTGGGACTGACGAGTGAATTAGGCGTGGGTAGTTGTTTTACAGTCGATCTACCCTGTCATCCTAGTGCTGATCTTGCACCGGAAATCATCACCAATTATCAAGTAATTAATACTCCAGAAGCTTGCTGCTGCAACACCAATGAATCACCAAGTCTTACCCCCCTCATCTTGCTGGTAGAAGATAACGAAGCCAATATTAGTACAGTTTCTAGCTACCTCGAAGCCAAGGGGTATCGCATTGTGCTGGCTAATAACGGTCAAGAAGCCATTGACTTGACAACAGCACACCGTCCTGACTTAATTTTGATGGATATTCAAATGCCAGGAATCGACGGTTTAGAAGCAATTCGACAAATTCGCCAAAATCCTGAGTTTGTCAATACTCCCATTATTGCCCTGACAGCCTTGGCTATGAGTGGCGATCGCGATCGCTGTTTAGCCGCAGGTGCTAACGACTACCTCTGCAAACCTGTCAAACTCAAGCAACTAGCAACCTTGATTAAAAAGTTTTTCACAGACGAAGAGGTGATCTAG
- the cobU gene encoding bifunctional adenosylcobinamide kinase/adenosylcobinamide-phosphate guanylyltransferase — MGKVILITGAARSGKSEWAEYLAQQSGKQVVYVATATENLNDPEWQKRIAAHQQRRPQNWVTLAVPRELSATLADAKPQSCLLVDSLGTWVTNFLDEDEISWQNTIAEFLDTVQLVAADMLFVAEEVGWGVVPAYPIGRQFRDRLGALVRQLGVVCDTVYLVAGGHVLNLSVLGTPLPTAINEEL; from the coding sequence GTGGGTAAAGTCATTTTAATTACAGGGGCTGCTCGGTCGGGCAAAAGTGAATGGGCAGAATATCTTGCCCAGCAGTCAGGTAAACAAGTGGTTTATGTTGCAACTGCTACCGAAAATCTTAATGATCCTGAGTGGCAAAAACGCATTGCGGCACATCAACAACGCCGTCCGCAAAATTGGGTAACTTTAGCAGTGCCTAGAGAATTATCAGCGACTTTGGCTGATGCTAAACCCCAGAGTTGTTTGTTAGTTGATTCTTTGGGAACTTGGGTGACAAATTTTTTAGATGAGGATGAAATTAGTTGGCAAAATACAATTGCCGAGTTTTTAGACACAGTACAACTCGTAGCTGCCGATATGCTGTTTGTGGCGGAAGAAGTCGGCTGGGGTGTGGTTCCTGCTTACCCTATCGGTAGACAATTCCGCGATCGCCTGGGTGCTTTGGTGCGGCAATTAGGCGTTGTTTGTGACACGGTTTATCTTGTAGCTGGTGGTCATGTATTGAATTTGAGTGTGCTGGGTACACCATTGCCAACAGCGATAAATGAGGAATTGTAA
- a CDS encoding glycosyltransferase family 2 protein translates to MSDIQISAIICTHNRDTYLGAAIDSLLAQDFAGDFEVIVVDNNSSDRTREVVEQRACNARLKYIFEPTTGLSVARNTGAKVARAEILAYLDDDAVASDRWLQVLYSAYQSNPKLAIAGGKVTLLWPPTIQPPKWLSSGLAGNLGAYDLGDKIVYIDQPGLTPRGLNYSIRQSFLAEIGGFDPHLGRVGKNLLSNEELQMTEFALQHGWQVAYLPEALVAHNVAPERLNRSWFLNRGWWQGISECYREQLAGKTGSRQLLRGSERLIRGLYKSLQYFSDPAERFDKLVYTYCQIGYLNAAIQGLLSTSHKK, encoded by the coding sequence ATGTCAGACATCCAAATCTCTGCCATTATCTGTACTCACAATCGAGATACCTATTTAGGTGCGGCAATTGATAGCCTGTTGGCGCAGGACTTTGCTGGCGATTTTGAGGTGATAGTAGTAGATAACAACTCCAGCGATCGCACCCGCGAAGTTGTCGAACAAAGAGCCTGCAATGCCCGTTTAAAGTATATCTTTGAACCCACCACCGGCTTATCTGTTGCCCGGAACACTGGTGCTAAAGTTGCGCGTGCCGAAATTCTGGCTTATTTAGATGATGATGCGGTCGCCAGCGATCGCTGGTTGCAAGTATTGTATTCTGCCTATCAAAGCAACCCCAAACTAGCGATCGCGGGTGGCAAAGTCACACTTTTATGGCCACCGACAATCCAACCACCCAAATGGCTATCTTCTGGGTTAGCCGGCAATTTGGGAGCTTATGATCTAGGTGACAAAATAGTTTATATTGATCAACCGGGCTTAACCCCCAGAGGCTTAAATTATTCTATCCGACAGAGCTTTTTGGCAGAAATTGGTGGTTTTGACCCCCATCTTGGTCGAGTCGGCAAAAACTTGTTATCTAATGAAGAATTGCAAATGACCGAATTTGCCCTCCAGCATGGCTGGCAAGTTGCCTATCTGCCAGAAGCTTTAGTAGCGCATAACGTTGCACCCGAACGGCTCAATCGCTCTTGGTTTTTGAATCGCGGCTGGTGGCAAGGTATCAGTGAATGCTACCGAGAACAACTTGCAGGCAAAACAGGGAGCCGTCAATTATTACGCGGTAGTGAGCGTTTGATTCGGGGTTTATATAAATCATTACAGTATTTTTCTGACCCAGCAGAACGCTTCGACAAACTTGTGTATACATATTGTCAAATAGGTTATTTAAATGCTGCTATTCAGGGTCTGCTGTCTACATCCCATAAAAAATAA
- a CDS encoding calcium-binding protein, translating into MTTPVQLVTNQDQVLTTSLVFDLNTLSQELVSGKIAAADFAGLFSKTDVVEATRLANPPAELIETTIDAATEFVLKFAPDVANDPIAFKIFSAANSDTASLVSKLVHIILGTESNDILIGKATRDYIFGLGGNDLLLGEGENDFLFGGKGNDILLGGDGNDTVFGESGDDTLFNDAGSDNLIGGTGNDYFYVLDASGSSLLNGGTGIDTADYSALSQAITLKSTGIVSKGVGFGTDQLVQVERIFATSSLNDWIDASDATAPTSITVNLLTNSLIVNNVPGLGTLTFTVSGFENVRGTNQNDSITGDNANNILNGGAGNDVLGGSNGNDTLNGDVGTDTADYSALGQTIVLGPTGTVSKSGGGIDQLNGIETITASALLGDTINSSTATGSVSITANLGTNSLTVNNVLIGGVTTNLNFTVNNFENVTGTANNDIITGNNGNNILNGGAGNDVLRGSNGNDTLNGDAGTDTVNYSGLGQSIILGPTGTVNKSGGGTDQLNGIEAIVASNLLNDTINASAATGSTSITANLGTNSLIVNNVVIGSATTNLNFTVSNFENVTGTANNDTITGNAANNILNGGAGNDVLRGSNGNDTLNGDAGTDTTDYSALGQTIVLGPTGTVNKSGGGIDQLNGIETITASTLLGDTINSSTATGSVSITANLGTNSLTVNNVLIGGVTTNLNFTVNNFENVIGTGNNDIITGNNGNNILNGGAGNDVLRGSNGNDTLNGDAGTDTVNYSGLGQSIILGPTGTVSKSGGGTDQLNGIEAIVASNLLNDTINASAATGSTSITANLGTNSLIVNNVVIGSATTNLNFTVSNFENVTGTANNDTITGNAANNILNGGAGNDVLVGGAGNDNLIGGSGADVLTGGIGNDQFTFLKPGEGVDIITDFASVPDTIVVSASGFGGGLSLGVLSSLQFFVGTGATTANQRFIYNSITGGLFFDIDGNGVTAQQQIASLTLAPTLTSDDILVIA; encoded by the coding sequence ATGACTACACCTGTGCAATTAGTAACTAATCAAGATCAGGTCTTGACAACCTCGCTTGTATTCGACCTGAATACCTTGAGTCAAGAATTAGTTTCAGGCAAGATAGCTGCTGCGGATTTCGCTGGTTTATTCAGTAAGACAGATGTTGTAGAAGCAACTCGGTTAGCCAATCCACCTGCTGAACTTATTGAAACTACTATTGACGCTGCAACTGAGTTTGTACTCAAATTTGCACCTGATGTCGCAAATGACCCGATCGCCTTTAAAATATTTTCGGCTGCTAATTCTGATACAGCCTCTTTAGTAAGTAAGCTAGTTCACATCATTCTTGGTACTGAAAGCAATGACATTTTGATCGGTAAAGCCACCCGTGATTATATTTTTGGACTGGGTGGTAATGATCTGTTATTGGGAGAAGGTGAAAATGACTTTCTGTTTGGCGGCAAAGGCAATGATATCCTCCTTGGTGGAGACGGTAACGATACTGTCTTTGGCGAAAGCGGCGATGACACTTTATTTAATGATGCAGGCAGCGATAATCTGATTGGTGGTACTGGTAATGATTACTTTTATGTATTAGATGCCAGTGGTAGCAGTTTGCTAAATGGTGGGACTGGCATTGATACAGCCGACTACAGTGCTTTAAGCCAAGCAATCACCTTGAAATCTACTGGGATTGTTAGCAAAGGAGTAGGCTTTGGTACAGATCAACTAGTTCAAGTCGAGAGAATTTTTGCGACCTCATCACTCAACGACTGGATTGATGCTTCAGATGCTACCGCGCCAACTTCCATAACTGTTAATTTATTAACCAATTCCCTGATTGTAAATAATGTTCCTGGTTTGGGAACCCTCACTTTTACAGTCAGTGGTTTTGAGAATGTCAGAGGTACAAACCAAAACGACAGCATTACTGGTGACAATGCCAATAACATTCTCAATGGTGGTGCGGGTAATGATGTGTTGGGTGGTAGTAACGGTAATGATACCCTCAACGGTGATGTAGGAACTGATACAGCAGACTATAGTGCGCTGGGACAAACTATCGTTCTCGGCCCCACAGGTACAGTCAGCAAATCAGGTGGAGGAATTGACCAATTAAACGGAATTGAAACCATCACAGCCTCTGCCTTACTCGGCGATACAATTAATTCCTCAACAGCAACGGGTAGCGTCAGCATTACCGCCAACTTGGGTACAAATAGTTTGACAGTGAATAATGTGTTGATTGGTGGTGTGACTACCAACCTCAACTTTACTGTCAACAACTTTGAGAATGTCACAGGTACTGCGAATAATGACATTATTACTGGTAACAACGGTAATAATATTCTCAATGGTGGTGCTGGCAATGATGTGTTGCGCGGTAGTAATGGTAATGATACCCTCAACGGTGATGCCGGTACTGACACGGTAAACTACAGTGGATTAGGGCAATCCATTATTCTTGGCCCCACAGGTACAGTCAACAAATCTGGTGGAGGAACTGACCAGTTAAATGGCATTGAAGCGATCGTTGCATCTAACTTGCTGAATGATACTATTAATGCCTCAGCAGCAACAGGTAGTACCTCCATTACCGCCAACTTGGGTACAAATAGCTTGATAGTAAATAATGTGGTGATTGGTAGTGCGACTACTAATCTCAATTTCACTGTCAGTAACTTTGAGAATGTTACAGGTACTGCGAATAATGACACTATTACTGGTAATGCTGCTAACAACATTCTCAATGGTGGTGCGGGTAATGATGTGTTGCGCGGTAGTAACGGTAATGATACCCTCAACGGTGATGCAGGCACTGATACAACAGACTATAGTGCGCTGGGACAAACTATCGTTCTCGGCCCCACAGGTACAGTCAACAAATCAGGTGGAGGAATTGACCAATTAAACGGGATTGAAACCATCACAGCTTCTACCTTACTCGGCGATACAATTAATTCCTCAACAGCAACGGGTAGTGTCAGTATTACCGCCAACTTGGGTACAAATAGTTTGACAGTGAATAATGTGTTGATTGGTGGTGTGACTACCAACCTCAACTTCACTGTGAATAACTTTGAGAATGTCATTGGTACTGGGAATAATGACATTATTACTGGTAACAACGGTAATAATATTCTCAATGGTGGTGCTGGCAATGATGTGTTGCGCGGTAGTAATGGTAATGATACCCTCAACGGTGATGCCGGTACTGACACGGTAAACTACAGTGGATTAGGACAGTCCATTATTCTTGGCCCCACAGGTACAGTTAGCAAATCTGGTGGAGGAACTGACCAGTTAAATGGCATTGAAGCGATCGTTGCATCTAACTTGCTGAATGATACTATTAATGCCTCAGCAGCAACAGGTAGTACCTCCATTACCGCCAACTTGGGTACAAATAGCTTGATAGTAAATAATGTGGTGATTGGTAGTGCGACTACTAACCTCAATTTCACTGTCAGTAACTTTGAGAATGTTACAGGTACTGCGAATAATGACACTATTACTGGTAATGCTGCTAACAACATTCTCAATGGTGGTGCGGGTAATGATGTATTAGTAGGTGGTGCTGGTAACGATAATCTCATCGGTGGTAGTGGTGCAGATGTTTTAACTGGCGGTATTGGCAATGATCAGTTCACCTTCTTAAAACCTGGGGAAGGTGTAGATATCATCACTGATTTTGCTTCTGTCCCTGATACGATCGTAGTTTCTGCTTCTGGTTTTGGTGGTGGTCTATCCTTGGGTGTGCTTTCCAGTCTTCAGTTCTTTGTAGGTACAGGTGCAACAACCGCAAATCAGAGATTTATCTATAACAGTATTACTGGTGGACTATTCTTTGATATTGACGGTAATGGTGTGACGGCACAACAGCAAATTGCTAGTCTCACTCTCGCACCAACTCTGACATCCGATGACATTCTAGTGATTGCTTAA